A genomic stretch from Petrimonas mucosa includes:
- a CDS encoding alkaline phosphatase family protein, which produces MKHLLTISTIIAALFLTGCCNKNENTPRAKHVIFLGFDAMSSIGIQRATTPTFNYLIENGAVSLDTRCVRETSSSQNWMSMVTGAPIEMHGVTGNDWERDNYSIEPAARNSIGLFPTMFDVIREQKPDAKMYAYIEWSGETRMYDMTVFDKALYSNKEKGYSADELLQQAFADYLADEPELLFVSIDITDHQGHETGHESQEYFDCISHMDKQVGEFVKKLEERDMLKDAVIIITADHGGIHYGHGGDSMEELQIPVIMYGKGVTKGKFMAHANMIYDNAATVAGLLGVELPRECRGRFMQEAFEPKTDLCYVPVPLIHPFKGVVDKGEKVTITVDTEGAEIYYTLDGTAPTKESIRYTGPFELKESCTIQAIAYKNGNYSLVASNFLYTAVPEGEASIEYKLYKNYNEKKLPDFTKFGKADAVGYLHAFTLNGLPVAETEDHYAVIFSSTLQIDEAGRYKFELASDDGSRLIIDGKEIINNDGSHSRTTKYGVADLTSGSHIIKVEYFEDHGGQSLELRYAPEGKTPRPIFPSELKR; this is translated from the coding sequence ATGAAACATTTGCTTACCATATCAACCATCATTGCTGCACTCTTTTTAACAGGCTGTTGCAACAAGAATGAAAATACTCCCCGTGCAAAACATGTAATTTTTCTTGGATTCGATGCCATGAGCTCGATCGGTATCCAACGGGCCACAACCCCCACCTTCAACTATCTCATCGAGAATGGTGCAGTGTCGCTCGACACGCGTTGCGTAAGGGAAACTTCCAGCAGCCAGAACTGGATGTCCATGGTTACCGGTGCACCCATCGAGATGCACGGAGTTACAGGAAACGACTGGGAAAGAGACAACTACTCCATCGAACCGGCGGCAAGGAACTCCATTGGACTTTTTCCCACGATGTTCGATGTGATACGGGAACAGAAACCCGACGCAAAGATGTACGCCTATATTGAGTGGAGTGGAGAGACACGCATGTACGACATGACGGTCTTCGACAAGGCGCTCTATTCAAACAAGGAGAAGGGCTATAGCGCAGACGAACTGCTTCAGCAGGCATTTGCCGATTATCTGGCCGACGAACCCGAACTGCTGTTTGTATCCATCGACATCACTGATCACCAGGGTCATGAAACCGGCCACGAAAGCCAGGAGTATTTCGACTGTATCAGCCATATGGACAAACAGGTGGGCGAGTTTGTAAAGAAACTTGAGGAGAGGGATATGCTCAAGGACGCCGTTATCATCATTACTGCCGATCATGGAGGAATCCACTATGGCCATGGCGGTGATTCGATGGAGGAGCTGCAGATCCCGGTTATCATGTATGGAAAAGGTGTTACCAAAGGGAAGTTCATGGCACACGCCAACATGATCTACGACAATGCAGCTACCGTTGCCGGGCTTCTCGGGGTGGAACTGCCACGTGAATGCAGAGGCCGCTTCATGCAGGAGGCATTTGAACCCAAAACCGATCTCTGCTACGTCCCCGTTCCGCTGATTCACCCCTTCAAGGGTGTTGTGGACAAAGGTGAAAAGGTGACCATCACCGTCGATACCGAAGGTGCGGAGATCTATTATACACTCGATGGAACTGCTCCTACGAAAGAATCGATCCGGTACACCGGACCGTTTGAGTTGAAAGAGAGCTGTACCATCCAGGCCATTGCCTACAAAAACGGCAACTACAGTCTGGTAGCGAGCAATTTTCTCTATACAGCCGTTCCGGAAGGTGAGGCATCCATAGAGTATAAACTTTACAAGAACTACAATGAGAAGAAGCTTCCCGATTTCACCAAATTTGGCAAGGCCGATGCCGTCGGTTATCTCCATGCGTTCACCCTCAACGGACTTCCAGTTGCCGAGACAGAAGATCACTATGCAGTCATCTTCTCTTCCACCCTACAGATAGACGAGGCAGGGAGATACAAGTTTGAACTTGCATCGGATGATGGCTCCAGACTGATCATCGACGGCAAGGAGATCATCAACAACGACGGGTCGCACTCCCGTACAACCAAGTACGGAGTGGCCGATCTGACATCGGGTTCGCATATCATCAAGGTGGAGTATTTCGAGGATCATGGCGGTCAGTCGCTGGAACTTCGCTATGCTCCGGAGGGCAAGACACCACGCCCCATATTCCCGTCAGAACTGAAACGTTAG